One part of the Euwallacea similis isolate ESF13 chromosome 30, ESF131.1, whole genome shotgun sequence genome encodes these proteins:
- the LOC136417772 gene encoding tubulin alpha-1 chain-like — protein MRECISVHVGQAGVQIGNACWELYCLEHGIQPDGQMPSDKTVGGNDDSFNTFFSETGAGKHVPRAVFVDLEPTVVDEVRTGTYRQLFHPEQLITGKEDAANNYARGHYTIGKEIVDLVLDRIRKLADQCTGLQGFLIFHSFGGGTGSGFTSLLMERLSVDYGKKSKLEFAIYPAPQVSTAVVEPYNSILTTHTTLEHSDCAFMVDNEAIYDICRRNLDIERPTYTNLNRLIGQIVSSITASLRFDGALNVDLTEFQTNLVPYPRIHFPLVTYAPVISAEKAYHEQLSVAEITNACFEPANQMVKCDPRHGKYMACCMLYRGDVVPKDVNAAIATIKTKRTIQFVDWCPTGFKVGINYQPPTVVPGGDLAKVQRAVCMLSNTTAIAEAWARLDHKFDLMYAKRAFVHWYVGEGMEEGEFSEAREDLAALEKDYEEVGMDSGEGEGEGAEEY, from the exons atg CGTGAATGTATCTCAGTTCATGTCGGCCAAGCTGGAGTCCAGATTGGTAATGCCTGCTGGGAGCTCTACTGTCTGGAACATGGCATCCAACCTGACGGTCAAATGCCTTCTGACAAAACTGTAGGTGGCAATGACGACAGCTTCAACACTTTCTTCAGCGAGACTGGTGCCGGCAAACACGTCCCAAGGGCAGTGTTTGTGGACTTGGAACCCACTGTAGTAGATGAAGTGAGAACCGGCACCTATAGACAGTTGTTCCACCCAG aACAACTCATTACCGGAAAAGAAGATGCTGCCAACAATTATGCCCGTGGTCATTACACTATCGGCAAGGAGATCGTCGACTTGGTTTTGGACAGAATTAGGAAGTTAGCCGATCAATGTACTGGATTACAAGGCTTCTTGATTTTCCATTCGTTTGGTGGTGGAACTGGGTCCGGTTTCACTTCTTTGTTGATGGAACGTCTGTCGGTCGATTACGGCAAGAAATCCAAACTCGAATTCGCCATTTACCCAGCACCTCAAGTGTCGACCGCTGTAGTGGAACCCTACAACTCCATATTAACCACCCACACCACTTTGGAGCACTCCGATTGTGCTTTCATGGTTGATAATGAGGCCATCTATGATATCTGCCGCAGGAATTTGGATATCGAACGCCCCACTTATACAAACCTGAACAGACTGATCGGTCAAATCGTGTCTTCCATCACCGCTTCTTTGAGGTTCGACGGAGCATTGAACGTAGACTTGACTGAATTCCAGACCAATTTGGTGCCCTACCCCCGTATTCACTTCCCACTGGTAACATACGCTCCGGTTATTTCCGCCGAAAAGGCTTACCATGAACAACTTTCTGTCGCCGAAATTACCAACGCCTGCTTCGAGCCTGCTAATCAGATGGTGAAATGCGACCCTCGTCATGGCAAATACATGGCTTGTTGTATGCTATACAGAGGTGATGTCGTTCCCAAGGACGTAAATGCCGCCATTGCCACAATAAAAACCAAGAGGACCATCCAGTTTGTCGATTGGTGTCCAACTGGATTCAAAGTAGGCATCAACTACCAACCACCAACTGTTGTGCCTGGAGGTGACTTGGCTAAAGTACAACGTGCAGTCTGCATGTTGTCCAACACCACCGCCATCGCGGAAGCTTGGGCTAGGTTGGATCATAAATTTGACTTGATGTACGCCAAGCGTGCATTTGTCCACTGGTATGTAGGCGAAGGTATGGAAGAAGGAGAGTTCTCCGAGGCTCGTGAAGATTTGGCCGCTTTGGAGAAGGATTACGAAGAGGTTGGAATGGACTCCGGAGAAGGTGAAGGCGAGGGTGCCGAGGAATACTAA
- the Nup160 gene encoding nuclear pore complex protein Nup160 homolog, whose protein sequence is MTEFTLGYREVMTDQDLLEKGTEITLTTGGTQSTLQDIKATEKGDGYCYTDSSRYYTRNRFIHWRINNDYLELIEQSLDVNLSGNKLKIRFIDSSILDGISVQETEDNVFILVPTVCSVHKLSFPHPSKFHKQDELLGSHPNLAAASIFSKANASDARDPCSFHVFNNPSSSIDQLPNLARSFYNVDTDEAFFVLSYLSTELLLIRLTKAGQAICQELKGESLMPRFLSGLTDKFRSKTNDGNQIVSTLIHVIDFEVHVITLSRNGNLKFWLCETGQCVFAIDIFSESDNCNTERIQAAVLRKSDCPYEGHDLLGIFVNFVSSSQFYILKIIENLQQIRVKVLNTLSSVENDLINFSLQSNCIWGAWRTNDDDCVVYISNIRSGIWTPVIKEPIQDSQPQRDASECDPRQFYLQHLFRPGGFSLHTINKALGIYRKSNLMGTEINLTSVAALKQAICLAIESDIHACFFNEEVSADEYLEHSEWCWQKFYSCCIQYHKASLRPLGFVALPQNSGAILLKKATCSFIRPMEPLEHMALSEFIYKDQFINFALLEEGQNLLDDVLILFEAIVYIEKQLSSSFKLAFERDVGMSVQPDAVLVKLLTSLQSEMEHEYNTLCDQVNSILSQGTDLYKAIHKLLELLRYDSTSASPDNQPNPNTLHYFSSNLGVSFVASCLRQQCQNRFGICRNMIILCDILEKGESLKSNVSEALHSVCKPEITYLTQAYFVMLWLTKLSALNNVPQESTLQRLAPLKLTPASNVRPQRSTYSLLELFTCSTGGQEARKLFTKIDFSEKTMAYWHLSLLPFVSSLRYVLWPLRTNTILPEWLVSSGQHVWLQQYVKLLVSWCDWNISSCSFLLAVSFLTSGENYKALNLFEIAAKGVITEPFLQKLIKDHSENQALILYYLKVIQLFELHSARDCAIQTANTALTIADPENPRVATLYSIKFKHHLCLKHYEEAFYALKSNPDIERKQDSLRDWVKTLLDERNFDVLLSFTYGDMDELFTNILLTRARATDATDNVFYDFLYAYQIKRGPLCHRLAASVMYEQAFRLSQYDNVECLEKQVKCLLTAKIMLQLVDAQHAWVVRPSYPDEGEDEIILESLAGSRKDSEIFRIKKQVEVVNIDAIKKELAFSSAKLKLARFDPSLATNITDAVELVTLLNSCGLFKTALEVATTFNISYISTFVGLTWRCLALSEDEDPTAWNWLAENDLQDLPANREDVALIAWQLLQTYLDKYEEPNSTLLHKAICEKMINFRVYIPFWLLKSYKVRNPAEILKLLHRSGRLEETFELCHEYLLATMGYGKELFGFTMSLSSNSPPFCLPVYEIQALIKELELQNMADFGKPFEKEHEILSNLFRQYLETATRISNEKCHLLLPSFGSINLR, encoded by the exons ATGACTGAATTCACTTTGGGATATCGAGAAGTGATGACTGACCAGGACTTACTGGAAAAAGGAACTGAAATCACATTGACCACTG GAGGCACTCAAAGCACATTGCAAGACATTAAAGCCACAGAAAAGGGAGATGGTTATTGTTATACTGATAGCAGCCGATATTATACAAGAAACCGCTTCATACATTG gCGAATCAACAATGACTACTTAGAACTAATTGAGCAAAGTCTGGATGTAAACCTCTCaggaaacaaattaaaaattaggttCATTGATAGCTCAATTCTTGATGGAATATCAGTTCAAGAAACTGAAgataatgtatttattttagtcCCCACTGTTTGCAGTGTTCATAAGTTGTCATTTCCACATCCTTCAAAGTTCCATAAGCAG GATGAATTATTAGGTTCTCACCCAAACTTAGCTGCTGcttcaattttctcaaaagcAAATGCCAGTGATGCAAGAGACCCATGCAGCTTTCATGTATTTAACAATCCTAGTTCATCCA TTGATCAACTCCCCAACTTGGCCAGATCCTTCTATAATGTGGACACTGATGAAGCTTTTTTTGTGCTATCTTATCTTTCTACTGAACTGCTATTGATTAGGTTAACTAAAGCTGGTCAGGCAATATGTCAAGAATTAAAAGGCGAGTCACTAATGCCTCGATTTCTATCAGGACTAACTGACAAGTTTCG GTCTAAAACAAATGATGGAAATCAGATAGTGAGCACTTTAATTCATGTTATAGATTTTGAAGTGCATGTAATAACATTGTcaagaaatggaaatttaaagttttggttATGTGAAACTGGACAGTGTGTGTTTGCTATAGacattttttctgaaagtGACAATTGCAATACTGAACGAATTCAGGCAG CTGTGTTAAGGAAAAGTGATTGTCCATATGAAGGTCATGATCTTTTGGggatatttgtaaattttgtaaGCAGCAGTCAATTTTACATTCTAaagattattgaaaatttacaacaaATACGTGTTAAGGTTCTCAACACTTTATCTTCAGTTGAG AATGATCTTATAAATTTCTCTCTACAATCTAATTGCATTTGGGGCGCTTGGCGCACTAATGACGACGACTGCGTTGTTTACATCTCGAACATTCGGTCCGGGATCTGGACTCCTGTTATAAAAGAACCAATTCAAGATTCTCAGCCACAGAGAGATGCTTCAGAATGCGATCCCAGACAATTCTACTTGCAACATTTATTTCGACCTGGAGGGTTTTCTTTGCATACAATTAATAAAGCTTTGGGG atttataGAAAGTCTAATCTGATGGGTACAGAAATTAATCTGACTTCCGTGGCTGCCTTGAAACAAGCAATATGTTTAGCCATAGAGAGTGACATTCATGCATGTTTCTTTAATGAAGAAGTCTCAGCTGACGAATATCTAGAACACTCTGAATG GTGTTGGCAGAAATTCTATTCTTGTTGTATCCAGTACCACAAAGCCAGTCTTAGACCCCTCGGTTTCGTGGCTTTGCCTCAAAATTCCGGAGCGATTTTACTGAAAAAGGCCACTTGTTCATTCATTCGCCCCATGGAGCCTTTAGAGCATATGGCTCTGAGTGAATTCATTTATAAGGACCAATTCATAAATTTCGCCCTCCTAGAAGAAG GTCAAAATCTGTTGGACGACGtgctaattttatttgaagccATTGTTTATATCGAGAAGCAGTTGAGCTCTAGTTTCAAATTAGCCTTTGAGAGAGACGTGGGAATGTCCGTTCAACCTGATGCAGTTTTAGTTAAACTGTTGACGTCTCTGCAAAGTGAAATGGAACACGAG TATAATACGCTTTGCGACCAAGTAAATTCGATTCTCAGTCAAGGCACAGATCTGTACAAGGCGATACACAAGCTCTTGGAATTGCTGAGATATGATTCGACTTCGGCAAGTCCAGACAATCAGCCAAATCCAAATACGTTACATTATTTCAGCAGTAATTTGGGGGTGTCATTCGTAGCCTCGTGTTTGAGGCAACAGTGTCAAAATCG ATTTGGTATCTGCCGGAACATGATCATATTATGcgatattttggaaaaaggaGAGTCCTTGAAATCAAATGTGTCCGAAGCCTTACATTCGGTTTGCAAACCTGAAATTACTTACCTAACCCAGGCATACTTCGTGATGTTATGGCTGACAAAATTGTCTGCTCTCAATAATGTACCTCA GGAATCGACTTTGCAACGCCTAGCTCCATTAAAACTAACGCCTGCCTCTAATGTGCGCCCTCAGAGATCCACATACTCACTTCTAGAACTCTTCACTTGCTCAACTGGAGGTCAAGAAGCACGAAAACTATTCACCAAGATCGATTTCTCTGAAAAAACAATGGCCTATTGGCATTTAAGTTTGTTGCCTTTTGTTAGCAGTCTACGCTATGTTTT GTGGCCTTTAAGAACTAATACAATATTACCAGAATGGCTGGTCAGTAGTGGCCAGCACGTTTGGCTGCAACAGTACGTGAAGCTGCTGGTCAGTTGGTGTGATTGGAATATTTCCAGCT GTAGCTTTCTTTTGGCCGTTTCATTTCTTACTAGTGGGGAAAACTATAAAGCcctcaatttatttgaaattgctGCCAAAGGGGTCATAACCGAGccgtttttgcaaaaattgataaaagaCCATTCTGAAAATCAAGCCCTTATTCTTTACTATTTGAAG GTAATTCAACTCTTCGAGTTACACAGTGCTCGCGATTGTGCTATTCAAACGGCTAATACGGCCCTGACTATTGCTGACCCAGAAAACCCTCGTGTGGCCACTTTATATTCCATCAAATTCAAACACCACCTCTGTCTTAAGCACTACGAAGAAGCCTTTTACGCTTTAAAATCCAACCCGGATATCGAACGAAAACAAGACAGTTTAAGAGATTGGGTTAAAACGCTCCTTGACGagagaaattttgatgttttgcTGAGCTTCACTTACGGAGATATGGATGAATTGTTTACAAACATTCTCCTCACTAGGGCAAGAGCAACTGATGCTACGGACAATGTGTTCTACGACTTTTTGTATGCGTATCAAATTAAGCGCGGTCCTTTGTGCCACCGATTAGCCGCGTCTGTAATGTATGAACAGGCCTTTAGGCTATCTCAATATGATAATGTAGAGTGTTTGGAGAAACAAGTAAAATGTCTTTTGACGGCCAAAATTATGTTGCAGCTGGTTGACGCACAG CATGCTTGGGTAGTTCGTCCTTCATATCCCGACGAAGGCGAAGATGAAATTATCCTGGAATCATTAGCCGGATCAAGAAAAGATAGCGAGATCTTCCGCATCAAAAAGCAAGTTGAAGTGGTTAATATCGACGCTATTAAAAAGGAACTCGCATTCTCTAGTGCCAAACTAAAGTTGGCTAGATTCGATCCCTCTTTAGCCACCAATATTACAG ATGCCGTTGAACTTGTTACTTTACTGAACAGTTGCGGATTATTCAAAACGGCATTAGAGGTTGCGACCACTTTTAATATCTCCTATATTTCTACGTTTGTGGGTTTGACCTGGAGATGTTTGGCTTTAAGCGAAGACGAGGACCCGACTGCCTGGAATTGGTTAGCGGAAAACGATTTGCAAG ACTTACCTGCGAATAGGGAGGATGTGGCTTTAATAGCTTGGCAATTATTGCAAACTTACCTAGACAAATACGAGGAACCCAATTCCACTTTGCTTCACAAAGCTATTTGCGAAAAAATGATTAACTTCAGAGTTTATATACCATTTTGGCTCTTGAAGTCTTATAAG GTTAGAAACCCCGCTGAAATTCTAAAGCTCCTACATCGTTCCGGACGGTTAGAAGAAACTTTTGAGCTATGCCATGAGTATCTATTAGCCACCATGGGTTACGGGAAAGAATTGTTTGGTTTTACGATGTCGCTGTCTTCAAATTCACCCCCTTTTTGCCTTCCTGTCTATGAAATCCAAGCTCTTATAAAGGAATTAGAGTTGCAAAATATGGCGGACTTCGGTAAACCTTTTGAAAAG GAGCACGAGATTCTTAGTAATCTGTTTCGCCAATATTTGGAGACCGCCACTCGCATATCCAACGAAAAATGTCACCTGTTATTACCTTCATTTGGCTCCATTAACCTTCGATGA